The following is a genomic window from Candidatus Babeliales bacterium.
AGATATTCTTGGAAACTTCTTCTTTTCATGTGTTCTTTCCCCCTTAAAGTTCTGATAACCGTTTGCGAGCTATTTTGATATCATTTTCCTGGCTTTTCTTATCTCCTGCAGCAAGGAGAATAATGATGTATTCGCCTTCAAAGCAATAATAAATTCTAAAACCAAACCTGCGTTCTCTTAATTCAAAAAGTCCTTTTCCAAGGGCTTTGCTATGAGGTAATTTTAATTGATTTCCGCATAGTTCAAGTAATTCTAGTTCTTTTGAAACCGA
Proteins encoded in this region:
- a CDS encoding type II toxin-antitoxin system RelE/ParE family toxin — translated: MAQWIIEFWCEKTKKGPVERWLDQLEKDALKSVSKELELLELCGNQLKLPHSKALGKGLFELRERRFGFRIYYCFEGEYIIILLAAGDKKSQENDIKIARKRLSEL